From Fusarium fujikuroi IMI 58289 draft genome, chromosome FFUJ_chr07, a single genomic window includes:
- a CDS encoding related to formaldehyde dehydrogenase, with protein sequence MVSANLTLPATMRALLLTGLYNVTVKDVAVPKLVSPTDAIVKLTTAGTCGSDFYAYRGFSPDQDPYVLGHEGIGYVVQTGSGVSTVSVGDYVVIPDNFHHGQLEMQPTFPVSYGGGVQSPDVSGLQAEYAIVKAADANLFRLPIHRNETTETLEQSYLMTGDIFSTGWTAITWSGFEPGDSVAVFGAGPVGLMATYSALLRGASRIYTIDHVQERLDVAKSIGAIPINFAESDPVTQIQKFEPSGVKRAVDCVGLEALNSSLEFEPFIIVRQMVNVTGFEGGLGQVGVHAYTPGTQAALDHPQLSADITFPATSFWTKSLRLQAGIVQPYRIVPQLINLISCGVANTSFITTAVINIEDAPEYYERFNRTEEIKVLISFSR encoded by the exons ATGGTGTCTGCCAACCTCACCCTTCCCGCCACCATGCGAGCTCTTCTACTCACAGGTCTATACAACGTCACCGTCAAAGACGTTGCAGTCCCAAAACTCGTCTCTCCAACTGATGCAATCGTCAAGTTGACCACCGCTGGTACATGCGGGTCGGACTTTTATGCGTATCGAGGGTTCTCCCCGGACCAGGACCCTTATGTTCTTGGACACGAGGGCATCGGCTATGTTGTGCAAACTGGCAGCGGCGTCTCTACCGTGTCTGTCGGAGACTATGTTGTCATCCCTGATAACTTCCACCACGGACAGTTGGAAATGCAGCCTACTTTCCCGGTGTCTTATGGGGGCGGAGTGCAATCTCCCGATGTATCAGGACTCCAAG CTGAGTATGCTATCGTCAAGGCTGCGGATGCTAATCTATTCCGCCTTCCCATCCATCGAAATGAGACGACTGAGACTCTGGAGCAGAGTTATCTTATGACAGGAGACATCTTCTCTACTGGATGGACGGCAATCACCTGGTCTGGCTTCGAGCCCGGTGACTCAGTTGCCGTCTTTGGTGCAGGCCCAGTGGGTCTGATGGCAACATACAGTGCTCTACTCCGCGGCGCTTCTCGCATCTACACAATCGACCACGTCCAAGAACGTCTTGACGTCGCCAAGTCCATCGGAGCCATACCCATCAACTTTGCTGAATCAGACCCAGTCACCCAGATCCAGAAGTTTGAACCTTCTGGCGTGAAGCGAGCTGTGGACTGTGTTGGCCTAGAAGCACTTAACAGTAGCCTCGAGTTTGAACCCTTCATCATTGTTCGGCAGATGGTGAACGTGACCGGCTTTGAAGGAGGACTGGGCCAAGTTGGCGTGCATGCATATACACCTGGTACTCAAGCCGCTCTGGACCATCCTCAGCTCAGCGCTGACATTACTTTTCCAGCCACGAGTTTCTGGACAAAGTCGCTTCGGCTGCAGGCTGGTATTGTGCAGCCGTATCGGATCGTGCCGCAGCTCATCAATCTGATCTCATGCGGCGTTGCGAATACCAGTTTCATAACCACTGCGGTGATTAACATTGAGGATGCGCCTGAATACTACGAGCGGTTCAACCGTacggaagagatcaaggtcctgatCTCGTTCTCTCGATGA
- a CDS encoding Bli-4-like alcohol dehydrogenase, whose translation MGSGGSKSVRFNPDTDIPSLKDKVILVTGGNSGLGKESILQFAKHDPKEIWLGARSEAKAKEAIGDIKAQVPEAPIKFVKMDLASFKSIREAAKAFTQESDRLDILLLNGGIMSVPPGTTDDGYEIQFGTNHMGHALLTKLLLPTLLRTADKGADVRVTVLASSAHQYAPPEGIKFDTLKGQALQMGTITRYGQSKLSNALFAKELARRYPQLTTASLQPGLVTTNLANTMSDNSWIMRIAWKITTLFIGVDVPTGTLNQLWASTSKDVVSGTYYEPIGRTGLGKPHTNDKVLAAKLWDWTEKELEGEKL comes from the coding sequence ATGGGCTCCGGAGGAAGCAAAAGCGTCAGGTTCAATCCCGACACCGACATCCCTTCATTAAAAGACAAAGTCATTCTGGTGACTGGCGGAAACAGTGGTCTTGGAAAAGAATCCATTCTCCAGTTTGCCAAGCATGATCCCAAAGAGATCTGGCTAGGAGCCCGCTCCGAAGCAAAGGCCAAGGAAGCCATCGGCGACATCAAAGCGCAGGTTCCTGAAGCCCCCATCAAATTCGTCAAGATGGACCTCGCTTCTTTCAAGTCGATTCGCGAGGCAGCCAAGGCGTTCACGCAGGAATCTGATCGTCTTGATATCCTCCTGCTCAACGGAGGCATCATGTCTGTGCCGCCCGGAACAACTGATGATGGGTACGAGATACAATTCGGCACCAATCACATGGGTCATGCACTCCTgaccaagctcctcctcccaACACTTCTCCGAACTGCCGACAAGGGTGCTGATGTTCGTGTCACCGTCCTTGCTTCATCTGCCCATCAGTATGCACCCCCCGAGGGCATCAAGTTTGACACTCTTAAGGGGCAGGCTCTTCAGATGGGTACAATCACACGTTATGGACAAAGCAAGCTTTCCAACGCTCTATTTGCCAAAGAACTTGCCAGACGCTATCCCCAGCTCACTACTGCCTCGCTTCAGCCCGGATTGGTGACCACCAACCTGGCCAACACCATGAGCGACAATAGCTGGATCATGCGTATAGCGTGGAAAATTACAACTCTCTTCATCGGTGTAGATGTCCCAACAGGCACTCTGAACCAGTTGTGGGCTTCTACGTCCAAGGATGTCGTCTCGGGCACGTACTACGAGCCCATCGGTCGAACAGGGTTGGGTAAGCCGCATACCAACGATAAAGTGCTTGCTGCCAAGTTGTGGGACTGGACTgagaaggagctcgaggGAGAGAAGCTTTGA
- a CDS encoding related to KES1-involved in ergosterol biosynthesis, whose translation MEPISKTQRTIHDDSKSMGRRFVDLAKFLSSLKSDLDLANVTAPPFFLAPSSVVENPGSWAKKPLLFTAPTKELDPAKRSLSVLQLFLAGLRSQLYVAGAPNVSIKKPLNAFLGELFLASWSEGDSDTKLVVEQVSHHPPITAMHISADGIRADGYGRVEMTFNGNINIRQMGHAIIHLDKFDEDYLVPLTDVTVRGFLSACLYPEIIGTYTIVSSSGYVSEIDFSGAGIFRGKRNCFEARVYHKDEPKKHCYKLSGVWSEGWKITDSKGKLLETYTVDPETSADMHIDPIEQQDPRESRRAWGEVISALEQGNYRDASHAKHEVEEAQRQKRRDEKLQGKSWEPLLFRSVQGDEHQAFNRLAQGTKWKLHDHETKGVWRLDDEALRRMQKEDGQITI comes from the exons ATGGAACCGATTTCAAAGACTCAGAGAACTATTCACGATGACTCCAAGTCAATGGGCAGACGCTTTGTTGACCTGGCCAAG TTTTTATCATCGTTAAAAAGCGATTTAGATCTCGCAAATGTCACAGCTCCTCCATTCTTTCTAGCTCCTTCTTCAGTCGTCGAGAATCCCGGCAGCTGGGCAAAGAAACCCCTACTCTTCACAGCACCTACAAAAGAACTCGATCCAGCGAAACGAAGCCTTTCGGTCCTGCAATTATTCTTAGCAGGCCTCCGAAGTCAATTGTACGTTGCAGGTGCTCCCAATGTCAGCATCAAGAAACCTCTCAATGCTTTTCTTGGTGAACTCTtccttgcttcttggagcGAGGGTGACAGTGACACCAAGTTGGTAGTTGAGCAGGTTAGCCATCATCCACCAATCACTGCGATGCATATTTCTGCAGATGGAATAAGAGCAGATGGGTATGGAAGAGTTGAGATGACATTTAATGGAAACATTAATATTCGGCAAATGGGACACGCTATTATACACCTAGACAAGTTTGACGAGGATTATCTGGTTCCTCTAACAGACGTCACTGTACGCGGTTTCTTGTCGGCATGTCTTTATCCAGAGATCATTGGCACTTACACAATCGTGTCCAGCTCTGGATATGTCTCGGAAATTGACTTTTCTGGCGCTGGTATCTTCAGAGGCAAGCGAAATTGCTTCGAGGCGAGGGTGTATCACAAAGATGAGCCCAAGAAGCATTGCTACAAGCTATCAGGAGTCTGGAGCGAGGGATGGAAGATTACCGACAGCAAAGGAAAGCTACTGGAAACATATACCGTTGACCCAGAGACATCCGCAGACATGCATATCGACCCAATAGAACAGCAAGATCCACGAGAGTCGAGAAGGGCATGGGGAGAAGTCATATCGGCCCTAGAACAAGGCAATTATCGGGATGCATCTCACGCGAAGcacgaggttgaagaggcgCAGCGGCAAAAGAGGAGAGACGAGAAGTTGCAGGGAAAGTCGTGGGAGCCGTTGCTGTTTCGGAGCGTACAAGGTGATGAGCATCAAGCTTTTAATCGATTGGCCCAGGGGACGAAATGGAAGCTTCATGACCATGAGACCAAGGGAGTTTGGAGGCTTGACGACGAGGCCTTGCGGAGGATGCAAAAAGAGGATGGACAGATTACGATATGA
- a CDS encoding dehydrogenase-like protein, whose product MSLNFGMRCSTVVPNKPPLTEKNLPNQKGKVFLVTGASGGLGKLLVDILYQHNGKVYLAARSQSKTEEVIKEIKSAHPSSTGELHFLHLELDDLSTIKPAATQFLERESRLDVLWNNAGVMIPPEGSKTKQGYELQYGVNNIAHFLFTLLLRPALEAAAASGSAPNSVRVVWVASSAADAAPNPAVDLTNMDYHREEGAWMKYSRSKAASVVHSAEFSRRTAGTGIISLALNPGNFVTNLQQNMSKMELAMFKLISSDPINGAYTELFAGLSDTITEENNGGWVSPFGKVEKIRKDFVEPELGSKFWNWTMEQVKTYM is encoded by the exons ATGAGTCTAAACTTTGGAATGCGCTGCAGCACCGTAGTCCCTAACAAGCCACCTCTCACAGAAAAGAATCTCCCCAATCAGAAGGGCAAG GTCTTCCTCGTCACCGGCGCATCAGGTGGGTTAGGCAAGCTCCTCGTTGATATACTCTATCAACACAATGGCAAAGTCTACCTAGCTGCACGCTCTCAAAGCAAGACCGAAGAAGTAATTAAAGAGATCAAATCGGCGCATCCCTCCTCCACTGGCGAACTCCACTTTCTTCACCTCGAGCTGGATGACCTATCTACAATCAAACCGGCTGCCACTCAATTTCTAGAAAGGGAGAGTCGCCTGGATGTCCTGTGGAACAACGCAGGCGTTATGATTCCACCAGAAGGCTCCAAGACGAAGCAGGGTTACGAACTCCAATATGGTGTGAACAATATTGCGCATTTCTTGTTCACCCTTTTGCTTCGTCCTGCACTCGAGGCTGCAGCGGCATCCGGATCGGCGCCCAACTCTGTCCGCGTTGTCTGGGTCGCTTCCAGCGCTGCTGATGCTGCACCGAACCCGGCGGTCGATCTGACGAACATGGATTACCACCGCGAGGAGGGCGCGTGGATGAAGTACTCGCGCAGCAAAGCCGCCAGCGTGGTCCATTCGGCCGAGTTTTCGCGAAGAACCGCTGGCACCGGCATCATCAGTCTT GCCCTCAACCCCGGCAACTTTGTCACCAACCTTCAGCAAAACATGTCCAAAATGGAACTCGCCATGTTT AAACTAATCTCATCGGATCCTATTAATGGCGCCTACACTGAGCTCTTTGCCGGACTGAGCGATACCATCACGGAGGAGAACAACGGCGGATGGG TATCTCCCTTTGGTAAGGTCGAGAAGATTCGAAAGGATTTTGTAGAGCCAGAGCTCGGAAGCAAGTTTTGGAATTGGACCATGGAGCAGGTGAAGACGTACATGTAG